In a single window of the Desulfuromonas sp. TF genome:
- a CDS encoding pyridoxine 5'-phosphate synthase, whose translation MAKLGVNIDHVATVRQARGVAEPDPVTAAALAELAGADGITVHLREDRRHIQDRDVELLRRTVGTRLNLEMAATDEMVGIALKLLPDCVTLVPEKREELTTEGGLDVIRYRSSLKDPVELLRQGGITVSLFVDPDLEQIKAARRLGADYIEIHTGAYCEARDPGSRRIELEKIDNAVRAGRKLGLGVNAGHGLNYQNVREVVALGGIEEFNIGHSIVSRAVLVGMERAVREMAALVRGG comes from the coding sequence GTGGCCAAGCTGGGAGTCAATATTGACCACGTCGCCACCGTCCGCCAGGCCCGGGGTGTTGCCGAGCCGGACCCCGTCACGGCAGCCGCTCTGGCCGAGCTTGCCGGCGCCGACGGCATCACCGTGCATCTGCGGGAAGATCGGCGCCATATTCAGGACCGGGACGTGGAGCTTCTGCGCAGAACGGTCGGCACCCGTCTCAATCTGGAGATGGCCGCCACCGACGAAATGGTCGGCATCGCCCTCAAGCTTCTCCCCGACTGCGTCACCCTGGTCCCCGAGAAGCGTGAAGAGCTGACCACCGAGGGTGGGCTGGACGTGATCCGTTACCGATCCTCGCTCAAGGACCCTGTCGAACTGCTTCGGCAGGGAGGGATAACCGTCAGCCTTTTCGTCGATCCCGACCTCGAGCAGATCAAGGCCGCACGCCGCCTGGGCGCCGACTATATCGAGATTCACACCGGAGCCTACTGCGAGGCCAGGGACCCGGGATCTCGCCGCATAGAACTAGAAAAAATCGACAATGCGGTCCGAGCCGGGCGCAAGCTCGGTCTGGGGGTCAACGCCGGGCACGGACTCAACTATCAGAACGTCAGGGAGGTGGTCGCTCTGGGTGGAATAGAAGAATTCAACATCGGCCACAGCATCGTGTCCCGGGCCGTTCTGGTGGGGATGGAACGGGCCGTGCGCGAGATGGCGGCGCTGGTCCGAGGAGGCTGA
- a CDS encoding bifunctional ADP-dependent NAD(P)H-hydrate dehydratase/NAD(P)H-hydrate epimerase — MKLVSAREMREIDRRTIEEIGIPGVVLMENAGRAAADRLCRCFPSLHPGPVLVLAGKGNNGGDGYVIARYLLNRGWRVRTVVTAAAEAIGGDAGIHLQALRRSGAEVTFAADSKALTRALSGDRDAALIVDALLGTGLASEVRGLCAEAIDWINDASAPVMAVDIPSGIDASTGEILGRAVRADLTVTFALPKIGHAVHPGVAMSGLLETVDIGIPASLLRQAGADHVLVDADAAAELLPIRSSTGHKGTFGHLLVVAGSIGKTGAAAMTAEGGLRAGSGLVTVGCPAAVQDVLAVKLTEAMTAPLPGMEGALSLQGLGDIESLLEGKDALALGPGLGQTEEVRNLVRRLVGSCPVPLVLDADGLNSIAERPDVLLERVGAAAVLTPHPGEMARLTGRTVAEIESDRIGTARNFARQYQVVLLLKGARTVVALPDGRVRINGSGNPGLASGGMGDVLTGMIGAFLAQGLPPGDAAILGAYLHGRAADRLLERLGDAGMIASDLLAEIPATRRELAMMQGPGPCPNRST; from the coding sequence ATGAAGCTGGTCAGCGCCAGGGAAATGCGTGAAATCGACCGCCGGACCATCGAGGAAATCGGCATTCCCGGAGTCGTGCTGATGGAAAATGCCGGGCGCGCCGCCGCCGACCGGCTTTGCCGCTGTTTTCCCTCCCTGCATCCAGGTCCCGTCCTGGTGCTGGCCGGCAAAGGAAACAACGGCGGCGACGGCTACGTAATCGCCCGTTATCTCCTCAACCGGGGATGGCGGGTCCGGACGGTGGTGACGGCCGCGGCCGAGGCGATCGGCGGAGACGCCGGCATCCATCTGCAGGCCCTGCGCCGCAGTGGGGCGGAAGTGACCTTCGCCGCCGACTCCAAGGCGTTGACCCGGGCTCTGTCAGGGGACCGTGACGCCGCCCTGATCGTCGATGCCCTCCTGGGGACGGGGCTGGCCTCCGAGGTTCGCGGTCTCTGTGCCGAAGCCATCGACTGGATCAACGATGCGTCGGCGCCGGTTATGGCCGTGGACATACCCTCGGGAATCGACGCCTCCACCGGGGAGATCCTGGGCCGGGCGGTTCGCGCCGATCTGACGGTAACCTTCGCCCTGCCCAAGATCGGGCACGCGGTACACCCGGGGGTGGCTATGAGCGGCCTTCTGGAGACCGTCGATATCGGGATTCCGGCCTCTCTTCTGCGACAGGCGGGCGCCGATCATGTGCTGGTGGATGCGGATGCAGCCGCAGAACTTCTGCCTATCCGTTCATCGACCGGGCATAAAGGGACCTTCGGCCATCTCCTGGTGGTCGCCGGGTCCATCGGCAAGACGGGGGCCGCCGCGATGACCGCCGAGGGCGGCCTGCGGGCAGGCTCGGGTCTGGTCACCGTCGGCTGCCCGGCGGCGGTCCAGGATGTTCTGGCGGTCAAGCTCACAGAGGCCATGACCGCGCCCCTCCCCGGAATGGAAGGAGCCCTGAGCCTGCAGGGGCTCGGCGACATCGAGTCCCTCCTGGAGGGGAAGGATGCACTCGCCCTGGGGCCGGGGCTGGGACAAACGGAAGAAGTCCGGAATCTGGTGCGTCGACTGGTCGGAAGCTGCCCGGTGCCCCTGGTACTCGACGCCGACGGGTTGAACTCCATCGCCGAGCGACCTGATGTTCTGCTGGAGAGGGTCGGTGCAGCGGCCGTTCTGACTCCCCATCCCGGGGAGATGGCGCGGCTGACCGGCAGGACGGTGGCCGAGATCGAGTCGGACCGCATCGGCACTGCCCGAAACTTCGCCCGTCAATACCAGGTCGTCCTGCTTCTCAAGGGCGCCCGCACGGTGGTCGCCCTCCCCGACGGTCGGGTGCGGATCAACGGCAGCGGAAATCCCGGACTCGCCTCCGGCGGGATGGGCGACGTGCTCACCGGTATGATCGGAGCATTCCTTGCCCAGGGCCTGCCGCCGGGAGATGCAGCCATTCTTGGAGCGTACCTCCATGGCCGTGCCGCCGACCGCCTCCTGGAGCGTCTCGGCGATGCCGGCATGATCGCCTCCGATCTGCTGGCTGAGATCCCCGCAACCCGGAGGGAGCTGGCCATGATGCAGGGGCCTGGGCCCTGCCCCAATAGATCCACTTGA
- a CDS encoding CBS domain-containing protein, translating to MLRAKDIMTRTVHSVTADTDVEELARLFVTKGVSAMPVLDEAGRLEGVVTETDLVEQDKPLHIPTVISIFDWVLYLESEKNFREEVEKITARKVGDICTREVVTCTPDTPVSEIASLMIEKKAHLIPVVEEKKVVGVVARLDIIRSMGQ from the coding sequence ATGCTGAGAGCCAAGGATATCATGACCCGCACGGTCCATTCGGTGACCGCCGATACTGATGTGGAAGAGTTGGCCCGTCTCTTTGTGACCAAGGGGGTGAGCGCCATGCCCGTCCTCGATGAAGCGGGCCGCCTGGAGGGGGTCGTCACGGAAACCGATCTGGTGGAGCAGGACAAGCCACTTCATATTCCGACCGTGATCTCTATTTTCGACTGGGTTCTTTATCTGGAAAGTGAAAAAAACTTCCGTGAAGAAGTCGAGAAGATCACCGCCCGGAAAGTGGGGGATATATGTACTCGGGAAGTGGTCACCTGCACGCCCGACACCCCGGTGAGCGAAATCGCCTCGCTGATGATCGAAAAAAAGGCTCACCTGATCCCCGTGGTCGAAGAGAAGAAGGTGGTTGGAGTGGTTGCCCGCCTCGATATCATCCGTTCCATGGGACAGTAG
- a CDS encoding holo-ACP synthase produces MSSVAGVGIDLARIERFRRLLAREKKGVIDRIFTVGEKVYSLAKKDPAPYLAVRFAAKEAFLKALGLGLRQGISWQDMDVIKDGLGCPSLRLSGRAAEIVRERGVTAVHLSYSHDGDYGVATVVLEKS; encoded by the coding sequence TTGTCATCCGTCGCCGGGGTGGGAATCGATCTCGCCCGCATCGAACGTTTCCGCCGGCTGCTCGCCCGGGAGAAGAAGGGGGTCATCGACCGGATCTTCACCGTCGGTGAAAAAGTGTATTCTCTGGCCAAAAAGGATCCGGCCCCTTATCTGGCCGTCCGCTTCGCCGCCAAGGAGGCTTTTCTCAAGGCCCTTGGACTGGGCCTGCGTCAGGGGATTTCCTGGCAGGATATGGATGTGATCAAGGACGGACTGGGATGCCCCTCCCTGAGGCTTTCCGGCCGAGCTGCGGAAATCGTCCGGGAGCGGGGAGTGACGGCGGTCCATCTTTCCTACAGTCATGACGGGGATTACGGCGTGGCGACGGTGGTTCTGGAGAAGTCATGA